In bacterium, the DNA window AGAAAACTTTCTGAAAACTCAACAACAGTAGGTCTTCCGTGTGGACAAACAAAAGGTACTTTACATTTTAATAGAGAATTTTTAATATGAACAGCCTCAACTTCATTTAGTCTTTCTCCTGCTAAAACAGAGCCTCTACACGCTCTTCTTGCAAGTTGTTCTTCACTAAGCATCTTCACCTGTTTTTCTGCAAGGAGATTTCTTACAGATATTTCAGGATTTCTTATCAGTTGAGGAAAACCGTGTAGAGCTATAGAGTTTGAGTCCCAACGTGTAGTTAAAAAACCTATCTCCTCCAGTTTTGTATTACTTTCTTCCCATAGAGTCATCTCTTCTATATTAAGTTTTAAAATCATAGGGCTTAGAAGTTGTTGGACCTCTACACTACCAGTTTCAAACTGGTCTTTAAGTTTTTCATAATTTACCCTTTCGTGTGCTGCGTGCTGGTCTATTAAAAGTAGAGTGTCACCTGATTCAAAAAAAAGGTATTTATTTTTATAAGAACCTATATAGTTAGCTTCTTTTAGTTTTTGCTGTATAGTTGTTGGTTGTAAGTGCTCACAAGTTTCTTCGTTGTGTTTAAATTGTGTTTTATCATTTAAAAAGACCTGTTCTTGAATATTGTCTGAGATAGGTCTACTTTTTAAAAAAACAGAACTTTCTTGAGAAAAATGTGTATCTTCTCTTTTAACTTCTGCAACCTTTCCTTTAGTTGCAAGCAACTCAAACGTAAAGCGAGATATAGCAGAGGATATGGTTAGGTCATTTTTTAGTTTGACCTCTTTTTTGGAAGGGTGTATGTTGGCATCAACATCTACATAAGGTAGGTTGATATATATAACAAATATTGGATAAACATCCCTTGGCAATAAACTCCTATAAACTTGATTTACAGAGTATGATACAGATTGACAATATACAGGTCTGTTATTTACAAAAATAAATTGCTGGTCCCTGCGGGGTCTTTGAAGGTTTATATCCCCAAGGAAAACTTTACAAGAAAACCCTTCTTTCATAAACTTTTTTTCTGCTGTAATGATATTTTCTTTATTTGCATTAAGGACCTCAGATATCCTTAAAATATCTTCTCTAACTGGGTTATAATTTAGAATTTTTCTATTATTATGTGTTAAAGAAAATTTTTTATCAAAATAAAGTAGGCAGTAGGGAGTAAATATGTTTACTATTTGTCGGAACTCTGTCGAATCTGTCTTAAGAAATTTTTTTCTTGCAGGTGTATTAAAAAAGAGTTCTCTTATCTCTATTGTTGTTCCTATAGGATGCCCAATATCTCTTACTTTTATTTTTTCTCCGCCTCTCATATGTATTTCTTTACCTGTTTGGGAGTTGTCCTTATGTCTGCTTTTTAGTATAACATCTGCAACAGCTCCAATGCTATATAGTGCTTCACCTCGAAAGCCAAGAGAAGATATTTTGTAAAGGTCTTCTATATTTTTAAGTTTGCTTGTGGAATGTCTATAAAACAGTTTGTCTATATCGTCTGGTTCTATACCATCACCGTCATCTCTTATAGATATTAATTCCTTCCCTGCTTTTTGTATATCAACTATTATACTATTAGAGTTTGCATCAAGGGAGTTTTCAAGGCACTCTTTTACAACTGAAGCAGGTCTTTCTACAACTTCTCCTGCTGCAATTTTACTTATAAGTTTATCTGGTAAAACATTAATTTTTCCCATTTTGTATCTCTTTTTGTATCTTCTGAAGTTTTAAACTAACCTCTAAAGGTGTAGTGTTTTCTATGTTTATAGCAAGTATTTTATCTTTTACATCTTTAAGTGTATCTATCTTTTCTTTCAGTTCTTTGTATGGCGACACTTCTTTCTCTTCGAATAGAGAAGGTGTATCAATGTTAATCTCTCCAATGATGCTCTCCTGCAATGTTCCCTGAAGTTCAAGTTTTGAAAGAATTTCATTAGCTCTACTTAAAACATTTGCTGGCACCCCTGCAAGTTGTGCCACATAAATTCCATAACTTTGGTCTGTTCCACCTGGCATAATTTTGTGTAGGAAAGAAACTCCGCTACTACTTTCACTTACAGCTACATTATAGTTTTTTACACCCTGATTTTTTTGAGCCAGCCCTGTAAGTTCATGAAAATGTGTTGCAAAAAGGGTTCTTGCTTGAGTTTTTGTTATATGCTCAGATATAGCCCACGCAAGAGAAAACCCATCGTAAGTACTTGTTCCTCTACCTATCTCATCCAATATTATTAAACTTCTTTTTGAAAGATTGTTAAGTATCTCAGCGGTTTCTGTCATCTCAACCATAAATGTGCTATGCCCCTTACTTATTTCATCGTGAGCACCTATACGAGTAAAAACTTTATCTACAAGCCCAATTTTTGCTTCTTCTGCAGGTGTAAAACTGCCCGCTTGTGCCATAATTACAATTATAGCCACCTGCCTAATATATGTAGATTTTCCTGACATATTAGGTCCAGTAATTATAAGGAAATGGTTCTTTTTATTATCAAGTAGGGTATCGTTGGAAGTAAAAAAATCGTCTATCAATTTTTCTACCACAGGGTGTCTTCCGTTCTTTATGATAATGTCCATACCCTCGTTTATGTCAGGTCTTATATAATTGTTTTCTATAGCGTTAGATGCAAAAGAGCACAGAGTATCAACAACTCCAACAGATTCGGTTATTGAGTAAAGAAGTTTTGAGTTTTTAAGGATTTCTTCTCGCACCAATTCTATTACCTTGTTTTCTATTTCAAGTATTTTATCTTCCGCTGTAAGAATTTTTTCTTCAAATTCTTTAAGTTGAGGAGTTATAAACCTTTCTCCGTTCACAAGGGTCTGTTTTCTTATATAATTTTCTGGGACGAGTGAAAGATAACTCCTAGTAACCTCAATATAGTACCCAAAAACCTTGTTAAAACCTATTTTTAAAGAGTTTATACCTGTTCTTTTGATTTCTTCTTTTTGTAGGTTGCGTAGCCATTCTTTTATATTATCTCTTAAACCTCTTAACTCATCCATCTGTGCATCATAACCTTTTTTTACAAATCTACCCTCATAGGAAGAAGGTGATATATCAGAAGATACTATCATATCAAGAAATTCACGGAGTTCTGGTATATCAGGAAGGGAAAAAAGTTTGTTATTTTTCTCTTCTGTTTTTAGAAGTTCTTTAAGTAAAGGTATTTTCTCGAGCAACGTTTTTATACTAATAATATCCTTAACTATACCAGTATACCCGCAACTTATTCTTGATATAGATTTTTCTACATCACCAATACTTTGTAAAGTTTCTATTAAAGATGTCTTTAGGTTAGTATTGTCTATTATAGTTTTTACGCCTTCCTGCCTTTCTTTTATTTCT includes these proteins:
- the mutS gene encoding DNA mismatch repair protein MutS, which translates into the protein MLKQYKKIKDEHPDYILFFRLGDFYEMFYEDAKVASGILDLVLTARSAGASGKAPMCGIPYHSADSYISKLIKAGKKVAICEQVEDASSAKGIVNREVVRLITTGTFIDDNTTDTRYLLSLYPTQQNVGISFIDSEGGTIRTCEVKDIGKVAEIISRLSVYETIFPASKREFTENFFNTNSALASKKITLTECEDWIYNLDISKQNLCNHFKTGNLSGFGIEDKPLAIRSSGALLEYLKEVNKKPLTHINTLSLYTDNQYLYISPAATYGLELNKLIGILDKTSTPMGKRTLKFWLHHPSLNIKEIKERQEGVKTIIDNTNLKTSLIETLQSIGDVEKSISRISCGYTGIVKDIISIKTLLEKIPLLKELLKTEEKNNKLFSLPDIPELREFLDMIVSSDISPSSYEGRFVKKGYDAQMDELRGLRDNIKEWLRNLQKEEIKRTGINSLKIGFNKVFGYYIEVTRSYLSLVPENYIRKQTLVNGERFITPQLKEFEEKILTAEDKILEIENKVIELVREEILKNSKLLYSITESVGVVDTLCSFASNAIENNYIRPDINEGMDIIIKNGRHPVVEKLIDDFFTSNDTLLDNKKNHFLIITGPNMSGKSTYIRQVAIIVIMAQAGSFTPAEEAKIGLVDKVFTRIGAHDEISKGHSTFMVEMTETAEILNNLSKRSLIILDEIGRGTSTYDGFSLAWAISEHITKTQARTLFATHFHELTGLAQKNQGVKNYNVAVSESSSGVSFLHKIMPGGTDQSYGIYVAQLAGVPANVLSRANEILSKLELQGTLQESIIGEINIDTPSLFEEKEVSPYKELKEKIDTLKDVKDKILAINIENTTPLEVSLKLQKIQKEIQNGKN
- the mutL gene encoding DNA mismatch repair endonuclease MutL; this encodes MGKINVLPDKLISKIAAGEVVERPASVVKECLENSLDANSNSIIVDIQKAGKELISIRDDGDGIEPDDIDKLFYRHSTSKLKNIEDLYKISSLGFRGEALYSIGAVADVILKSRHKDNSQTGKEIHMRGGEKIKVRDIGHPIGTTIEIRELFFNTPARKKFLKTDSTEFRQIVNIFTPYCLLYFDKKFSLTHNNRKILNYNPVREDILRISEVLNANKENIITAEKKFMKEGFSCKVFLGDINLQRPRRDQQFIFVNNRPVYCQSVSYSVNQVYRSLLPRDVYPIFVIYINLPYVDVDANIHPSKKEVKLKNDLTISSAISRFTFELLATKGKVAEVKREDTHFSQESSVFLKSRPISDNIQEQVFLNDKTQFKHNEETCEHLQPTTIQQKLKEANYIGSYKNKYLFFESGDTLLLIDQHAAHERVNYEKLKDQFETGSVEVQQLLSPMILKLNIEEMTLWEESNTKLEEIGFLTTRWDSNSIALHGFPQLIRNPEISVRNLLAEKQVKMLSEEQLARRACRGSVLAGERLNEVEAVHIKNSLLKCKVPFVCPHGRPTVVEFSESFLDRQFLR